A genome region from Littorina saxatilis isolate snail1 linkage group LG16, US_GU_Lsax_2.0, whole genome shotgun sequence includes the following:
- the LOC138951433 gene encoding uncharacterized protein, with protein sequence MGSRISDFGLGQLVALKSLQQRSDIVIKPADKGGAVVVRDRGMYIQEANRQLHNTTAYQSLTEPTLLSDKKLIAQTIKTAVTQNKLPPTAKHLNKSQVQQPKLYLLPKIHKPDSPGRPIVSACSCPTEHLSQYLDHLLQPIVQTLPSYIKDTTHALHLLGEINNNPSFHPNLLFTMDVCSLYSSIPDSDGLPAL encoded by the coding sequence AACTTGTCGCCCTCAAGTCCTTACAACAAAGATCTGACATCGTCATAAAACCAGCAGATAAAGGAGGGGCTGTTGTGGTTAGGGACCGCGGCATGTACATCCAAGAAGCCAATCGGCAGCTCCACAACACTACAGCTTATCAATCCCTTACGGAACCAACACTTCTGTCAGACAAAAAACTCATTGCCCAGACCATTAAAACTGCTGTCACACAAAACAAGCTTCCTCCTACTGCAAAACACTTGAACAAGTCTCAAGTTCAACAACCCAAATTGTATCTCTTGCCCAAGATACACAAACCTGACTCTCCAGGCAGACCTATTGTGTCCGCTTGCAGTTGCCCCACTGAGCATCTGTCTCAGTACCTCGACCATCTCTTGCAACCAATCGTTCAGACACTGCCTTCATACATCAAAGACACCACTCATGCGCTTCACCTTCTGggtgaaatcaacaacaaccctTCTTTTCATCCCAACCTTCTGTTCACCATGGATGTGTGTTCTCTGTATTCATCCATCCCTGATTCCGACGGACTTCCAGCACTTTAG